The DNA sequence GTAGTAGTTATGTTGTGATTGTTGTGTGAAGATTGAAGAAAGCTACCTGTACTGGTTGAAGTCGGAATTGATGGCAGAAACGGCGGCGTTTTTGAGGTGGGGAGGGGAGGGGAAGTCGGGGAAGCCCTCGGCGAGGTTGATGGCGTTGCATCTCTGAGCGAGCTGGGACAGTTCTTGAATGGAAGACGATGTAATCTTCTTTGCTGCACGCGACAACTTTCCTtccattattatattttctctgtttttctttcttacttCATCTCAAGCATGCCTTATCTTTAGCTGTCTAGAGATGGTTACATATTCATCGTTTTGCACAACTCattaatatacaaaaattaagaataaattattcaaataatacaagaaaaaataattttgattaaattttatttattttttggttaaattttaaattaattaaattcttttttttcttataaacgggaggattaaaaaaaaaaaaaaagatgagatGGTTGCATTGGTTTGCCCTCCTGAACCCGCTCAAAAAAATGTTCTCATtactcaattcaaaataaacattctCATGGATGGGAAGAAGaatcataaaataaagaagaaaaattggaaAATTATTTAAGGAATTAAGGGGACTATTAGACACTTGGAAAAAGACAGAGACACAAGACATATACGATGGGTGAAATAATTTGATAAGAAGAAATAGCAAAGAGAAAtagtgtcatttttttaatataaaaacttgaATATCATAGTATCAACTATCAAGTATGCGATTTTTAGTAGATCACTTTAATAAATGAAAGGGTCCCAAATGTTTGGgagcttatttattttaaatttatataaacagaaataaaagcaaaagaaatataataatttttattcatttaattcacTGAGtggaaaagataataaaaaatagataaattatacaaaagatctttttactattataataataataataacaataataatatttttaattttaaaaataatataatactattaattaaaatattttaatttttaataattctatgttacattaaaattagtagtatttaaaatttaaaaagtagcattataagattaaaacaaaacaaaaatatctctTAAATTTCTCTATTTTGGAGGGAAAAATTTTTGTGTGGATaccacaattttttattttttactctataATATCACCTAacgaaacaaataaaatattcattaatttttttgaattttcattcttttttcacATTCCTCCCTTCAATCAcacaaatggaaaaaaattatcatatcatATTTGCAATCAAGttgaaaaaacaaattcaaatcttcaataattttttcaatgaaatgttataatttttaaaattactttctattttttaaaacaattcatAAAACTagagttaaaataatttctgccggtacaaaattgaattttatttccaattGCATTATTCAAACAGgtcttagaaaaaattaatatggaGTTACAAGCTAAAGCCCATACTAACTTAAGTTCATGGGCTAAAAAAACCCAGAATGTCCTTAATCGGCTGATTTCTGTTGAGCCCAATGCTTGACACTTTTGTTTACAAATCTGAAGTTTGCAGTCTCAAATAGAATGGCAACCAAATGCTTATTCTCGAGAGAtcgggattaaaaaaaaaaacaactagcatatatttacaaaaaaaatacatatagtaTATGATAAAAATTGACATTCATGGAAATCACCCTCATCCAATTTCTTTATAATCCATTATGAGTAGGctgatatttataaatattggtgagtatttatagttttaaaaattgaaaaaagaaaataatttaatatcatatactataattttttcaaaaaattaaaacacttacaaaattaaaataaaactttaaatatatacCCTTACAAAAAGATAGTAACGTATATGTATTAGCGCTTAGGGACTTAGGATATTTTTACATAGACAACAATACAAAAACTAGCTTATCttatctcaaaaaaaaaactagcttatatttggtaaaaaaaaaaaaaagcttatctATTCATGTAGTATGTATTACTAAATTATATAATGTCATGTTAACTTTTTATATGTGTAATTCAATAATTCATCACGTtgtctaaatttgaaatatctaATAGCACATTTTCGTCAATTCTTCTTCCTCGATATATTTGTATTTACACATTTCCCCTTCTTCAAAGCTTAATGCATCATTCATAggataaatacaaataatattgtTATACTCAATTACACACGTAAACACCTAGCTAACCAGCAAAGAGTCTGGCAATAATGTTGGACACGTCTTTCTCTTAGGAGTGTATTGcgttagaattttaaaatatttttttagcataaaaatatttttatattttaaaagacatTGTGAGAATACATtaacttttgaaatttttttcaaaaaaaaaatttataattttaaattttgtaatttagattttaatggatttataaaacatgaattcataaaatttgaaaaaactttataaatttacaagattttaaagaatttcaagaatttttagaaaacatttaaatttacaagagtctataaaagtaatTGAAAATCTACAAATTCTTCTTTTACTCATAAAAATCCAATGAACCTTCAATAATACCCTtaattttttcatcaaaaataaataagtgaatcacatgatctttttttttttatcttattctaTTCAACTTTTGAACATAGTAAATCCTATCCAATTAACAATTAAAGCTAATAAATTAGGTTTTTattattgtaagtttttttttcacaataaatgttttttttttaaagacaaagCAAATCAGAGTACTAGTTATAGTGTCCACAAATCATGAAAGAAGACATGTTCCAAGACAGGTGTACCATAAGAAATAGAAGTTTCATGTTTAATCCCAACTTTATTCAATACTTCATTCTATGAATAAGTTTTAATAGATGAGATGAGTTTTAGATAACTTACCCTACCATTACTAAAAATGATGTTATTTCTCATCAATCAAATCCCTCAATATATTGCATGTCATAAATTGTTTATAAGTTTGCGAATATTTTTAGTGTTAGAAgcaaattttcatttgaatatATAGTTAAGAATGAATGTATTTATATTGATAATGAAAAGTTGAATAAGCTACAATAAGTGTCATAAATAACATACAAAAAGACAAGGTCCCCATGAATCAAAATGTCTATATACCCATAATATACAACAAATAATTGTATTtgtatttcaataataaaaagttgttatGAATCaacaagagaaaagagaagTGGTCTATACTTGAAAATCATAAGTTAACATGTTATTATTGAAGATTATCAAGGTATTAAAGGTTATGAAATgtcatacataaattattatattatcttcaagaaagagagaaggaattactagtaatgagtagaaaaaaatttcaaagaattCTTGGAAGTTTTTTTTGGgattgtttaatatattttttattgaaaagttatataaaattcattaaaatccatactaaaaaagaaattcattgaaatctctctatattttttaatattagatgACTTTTTTTaacgtgtaattttttttaattaaatataattgcattttcgttatacttcttaaaaaatcataataatcttAACTAAATAATGCAagaattatttatgttatttaaaagTCTTGATGAAATATCTTAAaaccttttttcttaaaaaaaaaaccttttgaaatccttcaaaatcataattaaatacaCTCCTTAGTTTTCTTTTGATTCTCTAGAATTGCACTTGCACACGCCATCAAGAATGCGATGTATATGCATGCAGCCAATAAAACTATCTAGCTACAAATATCATACCTTACAAAGCCTCTCTCTCTCAACAAATAGTTAAAACTGCTTGTATAAATTTTTACTGTGTTATGAAACTATTACATGATCATGAGACGATATCCTAGAAGATAAAACACCGACAAATGATGCGGCCAGCAATACACAACTACACTACACAAGCATATATCTCGCTCTCCCTCATAACCAAAGGCCTTCATCAATTCtcttgttcttttctttctccttcaaCAAACCATTTCCAATTCAAAAACATGGCTCGTAATTTTTCTCTTGTGTTCACCTTGTCCTCCATTATTTTTCTCGTAACAACAGTACTACCCTCCACTGTTTCATCCACCTCAACACTGGAAAAACACCAAGTTCCACGCATAATGTGCGATGAGTGCAAGCTTCCACCTCCACCTCCTCCTCCTAAACCAATAGAGTGTCCACCGCCACCGTCCCCTCCACCACCGATACCACCATCGCCTCCACCACCATTGCCGCCATCACCTCCACCTCCGGTTATTAAATGTCCTCCGCCGCCAAAACCACTACCACTGCCGCCACCACCACCCGTGGTTGTTGAATGTCCACCGCCGCCAAAACCACCGTGCGGAGGCGGAGGTGTTGACTGCTTGCTGCCCACTTTTCCGGAGACACCAGACGGACCCCATTACCTACTATCGCCACCGGGCCTTCCGTCGCCAGGAACGCTAGATCTTGATGACATTATCAACGGTGCAAACATGATTAATCCACTGCTACGCTACTTCTCGTTGCACTCCTTCacttttcttctccttctttgcCTTCCCTATTTCTTGTTCGTTTGATATATGCATTTTTGTTTCGCTTCTCTCTTTTATTACTTGAGCAAGTGGACTAAGATATttgaatgagaaaaataaattgttgtttAGCTCTTCGTAGAAACCAAGCATAAGATTAATTGTTGTTTAGCTTCGTGTCCTTGACTAGTGTTGAATTTAACGATCGAATAAATATTATTGGTTCAATTTGTTCACTGATTAATATGTATGCTTAATTCCAGAGTGACGGCCTCTTCTTCGTTTCTTATATctcgcatatatatatatatatatatatatatatatatatatatatatatattattaggatATATCTCGCATATATATAGACTGAGGATTAGAGCTTTCGATCAATTCATTTGCTTAATTATGCGACGTAGAGTGTATATTCCTTTTCAGAGTATACGAAGGCTATCGGTACGTATATGCATTATTCATCTTGGTGTTATTTAAAAGAGTGATTAATAATATAGTCCaacattctttcaaaaaaaaaaaatatatatatatatatatatatatatagtccaaCATAGATTCTCTTTACGTAAAactttataagagaaaaaaaatgaaaaggtaaaatagaattaattaaattttccataagttaaaatcaatttacatgTTTAAACTTTAATAAATTTCTCTACTCTAggattttaacttaatttaattcatttaggATTCTTCCCTGAAGTAGTGGTTACTACTTACTAAGAGGTTGGAGTCGGAGATGCCATTTGATTTGCATTGATTCGTATCAATGCAAGAAAAATTCTATCTTCggaaatattttctaaattggaTCGTAACTCCTAAGATGacttaattttaacaaatgcTTACGCTCACATGCATGGTTTAGCACTTGGGGCCTATGGAGTATGGACAGTCCTAGAGAGGCTGACCTCCCAGCTAGGATGACTTCGAACAAGTTCTTATCAAGGAGGCCAATTAACTTCTCAGAATGACTTCTAATCAAGTGCTTATGCCCACATCACTTAGAGCATGTTTGGTTTGGGGATAAGCTGAGCTTCTCATGGGTCTCATctagtttcatcttctaacgTGAACAGTACAATAAACACACGAACTTTTGAATTTTgttaaatccttttttttttataaatgattatCAGTGTCCtggttaagaaatttaaatttaagcaaaaatggtttagtatatatttcaatattttatcaCGTTGTATGAAATTTCCAATAGCATTAgcccaatttattttatttacgcATCTCCCCTTCTTAAGCTCAGCTATGTATCACATGATCAATACAGATAATATTGTACTCAATGATATACAGACCTAGCTAATAGCTAGCTAGCAGGAGTCGctgcataaataattaatttcttggatataatttttggattctCTAGAATAGCACGTGATTAAGAATGCGATGTATATGCATGCTGCCAATAAATCTATGCACAAATATCTTACAAAAGCCAATATATATTTGCCTTCCGTTTTGTCCACTTATTAGATATATAATTGACGAGATGTTATACAAAAGGCCTGATATAATccatttgaaattaatttcttattatttatacatcctattcttcaatcttttaatttttcccCAATTATATTCTTGGGCAGTTTGCAATTAATGGTTTTCAACTTTTCGTGGAGAGGTTTGTGGTTGGTTTGAGATGGGGTTCAGTTCTTTGCAGTTCTCCGTGTCAATTCGCTTGGGCTCGATGTCGTTCCAGTCAAAGAAGGTGAACGAGGCGCAAAACTCGCTGGTTTTGTTGTTGCTGAAGACAAAGTAGAAGGATTTGTGGGTGACGGCAAAACGTCGTGAAGGAGGGAAAAAGGATGAGAGAGAATGGAGATAGGGGCAAATTGGGAAAACAatggaaaaatagaaaagaaaaaatatatatcagttTAACCGTAAAAATATGATTTCTCGCAATGCAAAAACAGTAATAATACATAAACAGTCATGTATTTTAGACATATatttaacattcatttttttatctccaTTTGTCTCATCCTCTTAAATTATATaacttatcatatttatatttgtctTTTTCTCCTTCAAGTTATCTAATAATATAGGGTGTCCATTCATCTTATTCATGAAAAAATTGACAATGTCTTCCACCCTAGACCTTGCTATAGATTATCCACTACAAACAAttagtttaaattaattaacttaattgtattttattttacacgAAGAAAAACAGATCTTTTCCAatttaatgaaatgataaataCATTGAGTTACATTATTGAATTAAGTATGATCATGCTTTTaacttgattatatttttgatcCCTTAAATTAGGAGCTCTATTTTTTTCctccaaataatttttttacattatttagttcctaagtttaaaaaatattttttttaatcctttaactGGAATTGGAGTCAATAAAAAGTACTTTTCTATTTGAGGGAAgagactttaaaaaaaaaaaaaaaaaagactttccGAATTTGAGGGATTACaaatgcaaaaaagaaaaatcgggcacaaaaaaacaaaatacctaATGTGagagacaaaaatataattaatcagcATGAGTAACCTTTTAGttcccataaaaaaattatccccaTAAAGTAGAAggtttattttaatctttttaagttttttattttagttcctaCATAATCATAACAACGTTAAATAAAAACAGTTAagcttaattttatttacaaagtaTTGTTATAAACTTGATTAATGTTGTTACTTGACAagcaaaaaagtaaaattaaaatttttaaatctttagGAAAACACGAATACTTGGTACGAGAGAAATTTTAAGTTTCTGTTTGGAATGTTtgatttttctgaaaaaaatgtgtgaaaTTTATTCGATGATTATGAGACGATATCGTAGAAGATAAAATAGCAATAAATGGTGCGGCCACGGGCCACCAATACACAAGCATATAATATATCGGTCTCCCTCGTAACCAAAAGCCATTTCCAACTCAAAAAACATGGCTCCTTTTCCTCTTATGTGCTTCGTTATTTTGCTCCTATCCTCCACTGTTTCAGTCACAGCCACCGCCACCCAAACAACCTTAACAGTGGGAAAACTCGACCAAGTTCCACACATAATGTGCAAGGAGTGCGAGCTTCCACCCCCACCCCCTAAAGAGTGTCCTCCGCCGCCGATACCACTAGCACCTCCACCACCGTTACCACCATCACCTCCACCACCGTTACCACCATCACCTCCACCACCGTTACCACCATCACCTCCGCCACCCTTACCGCCACCTATACCGCTATCTCCTCCGCCACCCTTACCGCCATCTCCTCCGCCACCCTTACCGCCATCTCCTTCGCCGCCAAATctaccatcaccaccaccactggctccaccaccaccattacCACCActtgcaccaccaccaccaccgctaCCCCCATTGCCGATCCCACCAAACGGACCCGGCGAATACCTAGTGCCACCACCGCGCGATCCGAACCTGCCAGATCTTGACGATCTCAACGGTGCAAAGATTATTAATCCACTGCTATGCTTTTCAAACACTAGTTACTTCTCGTTGCACTCCTTCACTCTTCTGGTCCTTCTTTGCCTCCCCTATTACTTTTTCATGTgatacatgcatatatataaataatagaatGCATTGTTTCGGTAATTCTTGTCCTCCCACTTATCtcccaattaattattattatgggTGCTTTATAACGGCGTACAACCGATGCAGTACACACTTAttccataaattaaaatcaacatgCACTTTAACTTTTATAAACTTATTCTTTCATCTAACTTCTCCTAa is a window from the Glycine max cultivar Williams 82 chromosome 2, Glycine_max_v4.0, whole genome shotgun sequence genome containing:
- the LOC102666334 gene encoding acanthoscurrin-2-like; the encoded protein is MTAESLFGSRGGGTRYSPGPFGGIGNGGSGGGGGASGGNGGGGASGGGDGRFGGEGDGGKGGGGDGGKGGGGDSGIGGGKGGGGDGGNGGGGDGGNGGGGDGGNGGGGASGIGGGGHSLGGGGGSSHSLHIMCGTWSSFPTVKVVWVAVAVTETVEDRSKITKHIRGKGAMFFELEMAFGYEGDRYIICLCIGGPWPHHLLLFYLLRYRLIIIE
- the LOC102666201 gene encoding leucine-rich repeat extensin-like protein 3; this encodes MCDECKLPPPPPPPKPIECPPPPSPPPPIPPSPPPPLPPSPPPPVIKCPPPPKPLPLPPPPPVVVECPPPPKPPCGGGGVDCLLPTFPETPDGPHYLLSPPGLPSPGTLDLDDIINGANMINPLLRYFSLHSFTFLLLLCLPYFLFV